A DNA window from Paenibacillus segetis contains the following coding sequences:
- a CDS encoding extracellular solute-binding protein, with product MKFKKSVCLLAATTLLAGGLVGCSSSPKETAAPAVASTGDTQNPYLASDKSLKLTVHMGTKDSGVFKNDWPIFKKAAEMTNVTLEGTLPNTVSDFSETFSIVMASGTLPDIMQALSKDFLQYGPEGAFLELNDLIDEHAPNLRKFLEDNPDVKSASSDNDGKIWFIPFIQDGEAEKGWFIRKDWLDKLGLEEPKTVDDLHDVLTAFVTQDPNGNNKKDEIGFFHRNTTLGIEGLMALWNAYPSYRAFDNKVVFGPLEQEYGVAMENMAKWYKEGLIDKEIFTRGGKARDILLADNVGGLTHDFFASTGNYNDQLASKITGFQFDPMLPPADVNGTVKEPSKRDRARNYGWGISHSNPDPVATIKYFDFWFSEEGRRMANFGIEGDTYTMVDGKPIFTDKVLKSDKAPVDVIRETGAQSNFGFQQDYFYEEQWTLPLAKEGIDLYKEKQVFMDKYPVLKFTNEEQKELEKINPKVETYIEETRQQWVLGAKPVDHAAFVKELEKLGAGRLVEINQAAYDRYVAELKQ from the coding sequence ATGAAATTTAAAAAAAGCGTTTGCCTTCTAGCGGCAACAACATTATTGGCAGGGGGATTAGTGGGGTGCTCATCATCGCCTAAAGAAACTGCTGCTCCGGCAGTAGCGTCAACAGGAGATACTCAAAATCCGTATTTAGCTTCCGACAAATCGCTTAAGTTAACGGTTCATATGGGAACGAAGGATTCGGGCGTATTTAAAAATGATTGGCCGATCTTCAAGAAAGCGGCAGAAATGACCAATGTTACGCTCGAAGGAACCTTGCCAAATACAGTATCTGATTTCAGTGAAACATTCAGCATCGTCATGGCATCGGGCACGCTACCAGATATTATGCAAGCGCTGTCTAAGGACTTCTTGCAGTATGGTCCGGAAGGAGCTTTTCTGGAACTCAATGATTTGATTGACGAACATGCTCCAAATTTGAGGAAATTCCTTGAAGATAATCCGGATGTAAAAAGCGCATCCTCTGATAACGACGGGAAAATATGGTTCATTCCATTTATCCAAGATGGAGAAGCTGAAAAAGGTTGGTTTATTCGTAAAGACTGGTTGGACAAATTAGGACTAGAAGAGCCGAAAACCGTTGACGATCTGCATGATGTATTAACAGCCTTTGTGACGCAAGATCCGAATGGCAACAACAAAAAAGATGAAATCGGGTTTTTCCACAGAAATACAACCCTCGGGATTGAAGGACTTATGGCGCTTTGGAATGCCTATCCAAGCTATCGGGCATTTGATAACAAAGTCGTATTTGGACCTTTAGAGCAGGAGTACGGCGTTGCTATGGAAAATATGGCGAAGTGGTATAAGGAAGGACTCATTGATAAAGAGATCTTTACACGTGGAGGCAAGGCCAGAGATATTCTGCTTGCAGATAACGTGGGTGGTTTGACTCATGATTTCTTCGCTTCAACAGGTAATTACAATGATCAATTGGCAAGCAAGATTACGGGATTTCAATTTGACCCTATGCTTCCGCCGGCAGACGTTAATGGTACAGTGAAGGAGCCTTCCAAGCGGGATCGTGCTAGAAACTATGGCTGGGGAATCTCCCACAGTAATCCGGACCCGGTGGCAACGATTAAATATTTTGATTTCTGGTTTTCAGAAGAAGGCAGAAGAATGGCCAATTTTGGTATCGAAGGCGATACGTATACAATGGTCGACGGCAAGCCGATTTTTACAGATAAAGTCTTGAAGTCCGATAAAGCACCTGTAGATGTGATTCGTGAGACAGGAGCCCAATCCAACTTTGGATTCCAACAAGATTACTTCTATGAAGAGCAATGGACACTCCCATTGGCAAAAGAAGGAATTGACCTGTATAAAGAAAAGCAAGTATTTATGGACAAATATCCTGTTCTGAAGTTTACGAATGAAGAGCAAAAGGAACTTGAGAAGATTAACCCTAAAGTTGAAACGTATATTGAGGAAACGAGACAACAGTGGGTACTGGGAGCGAAGCCAGTAGATCATGCTGCATTCGTTAAAGAGCTGGAAAAGTTGGGTGCGGGACGTCTGGTAGAAATTAATCAAGCTGCTTATGACCGATATGTTGCCGAATTGAAACAATAG
- a CDS encoding heparinase II/III family protein, with protein MNIQTLLKEPISTGQLLTNLRSRLEPMAIKSAYISNHMPELVAETIANAEQAYKGMMELPGTGGKCEFVGNPPCWLERRHDDNEFLWQLNRMTHWQDLLEAYSLTQDDKYGRKVIDEMLNWVETVEIHDDMIDYPISYFEECHPLRALELGIRTYKTWPLVLEHLGHTELFTEAVLEQYLGAVYKQVKILRKVSPILWPKADHNHFLMECLGVLTTALYFPELQEAEEWKTYAMDGIERCCRAQLTEDGGQIEGCPSYHNGCMFWFGLAVILAKRFHFQFSDKYMEMFRKNLDYSIYSLRPTGKCVPVGDSHANHLAIMGGVYGYLALDDLTWLGLTTNLIGIQETMHEASKHVWRALDVQRFYEDLNALHSKHYECDKLTTFWNRELHQAIIRSGWDAEALSFLFTCRSPIQNFHAHIDLMSFDFTALGKNMICDPGIFCYREDEDRKQFKGANYHSTLLIDERDHFEYISSFQYGPQKIGAIYNVEDRGFYQMASAYHMNYEPMVHHRHIALVDKELVVIADRVEGLERNGIQRYFHLDYTEVEVASQAVIATNDTANLAIFTYPQEEVDLLPGRLSDENDIARAATRIRFQGTYSGTATLLTVLVPYKGGQAPAVNIQDVGDCCYEFNYGGCYRIVVKDNDMEIYKPV; from the coding sequence ATGAATATACAAACTTTGTTGAAAGAGCCGATATCTACTGGACAATTGTTAACTAACTTGCGATCTAGATTAGAGCCTATGGCCATCAAAAGCGCGTACATCTCTAACCATATGCCTGAGCTTGTTGCAGAGACAATTGCAAATGCAGAGCAAGCATATAAGGGTATGATGGAGCTTCCAGGTACAGGCGGTAAATGTGAATTTGTAGGGAATCCACCCTGCTGGTTGGAGCGCAGACATGATGATAATGAATTTCTCTGGCAACTCAATCGAATGACGCACTGGCAGGATTTACTGGAAGCCTACTCTTTAACACAGGATGATAAATATGGGCGCAAAGTGATTGATGAGATGCTGAATTGGGTCGAAACAGTAGAGATTCATGATGACATGATCGATTATCCGATCAGCTATTTCGAGGAATGCCATCCCTTGCGTGCCTTAGAGCTTGGCATCCGAACCTACAAGACTTGGCCGCTGGTATTGGAGCATCTGGGACATACAGAGCTGTTTACCGAGGCCGTATTAGAACAATATTTAGGGGCTGTATACAAGCAAGTTAAGATTCTACGGAAGGTATCGCCAATATTATGGCCTAAGGCCGACCATAACCATTTTCTCATGGAATGTCTGGGTGTTCTAACAACTGCGCTGTACTTTCCAGAGCTGCAAGAAGCTGAAGAATGGAAAACCTACGCGATGGATGGCATCGAAAGATGTTGCCGTGCGCAATTGACCGAAGACGGCGGCCAGATCGAGGGCTGTCCTTCTTACCATAATGGTTGTATGTTCTGGTTTGGTCTTGCTGTAATACTGGCCAAGCGTTTCCACTTCCAGTTCTCAGACAAGTATATGGAGATGTTTCGTAAGAACCTCGACTATTCTATTTACTCTCTGAGACCAACAGGGAAGTGTGTACCAGTGGGAGATTCACATGCGAATCATTTGGCTATTATGGGCGGAGTCTATGGATATCTGGCATTAGATGATTTGACTTGGCTCGGCCTCACTACCAATCTGATCGGCATTCAGGAGACCATGCATGAGGCAAGCAAGCATGTGTGGCGTGCTCTGGATGTACAGCGGTTCTATGAGGATTTGAATGCTCTTCATAGCAAGCATTATGAATGCGATAAATTGACAACGTTCTGGAATCGAGAGCTTCATCAAGCGATTATTCGTAGTGGATGGGACGCAGAAGCACTGAGTTTTCTGTTCACATGCAGAAGTCCGATACAAAACTTTCATGCGCATATCGATCTCATGAGCTTCGATTTTACAGCACTAGGGAAAAATATGATTTGTGATCCGGGTATTTTCTGCTATCGAGAGGATGAAGACCGCAAGCAATTTAAAGGCGCTAACTATCATTCAACTCTTCTGATTGATGAGAGAGATCATTTTGAATATATAAGTTCATTTCAATATGGTCCTCAGAAGATCGGGGCCATATACAACGTGGAAGACCGGGGCTTCTACCAAATGGCAAGCGCTTACCATATGAATTATGAGCCGATGGTTCATCATCGTCATATTGCATTGGTTGATAAAGAACTTGTTGTTATTGCAGATCGGGTGGAAGGGCTAGAACGTAACGGAATTCAGCGCTATTTTCATTTAGATTATACCGAGGTAGAGGTAGCGTCACAGGCTGTTATTGCTACGAACGACACTGCGAATCTTGCCATATTTACGTATCCACAGGAAGAAGTAGATCTTCTACCGGGAAGGCTGTCCGATGAGAATGATATTGCGAGAGCCGCTACAAGGATCCGATTCCAAGGAACTTACAGCGGTACGGCTACCTTGTTGACTGTACTCGTTCCTTACAAAGGGGGCCAAGCACCAGCTGTAAACATTCAAGACGTGGGTGATTGCTGCTATGAATTTAACTATGGCGGATGCTATCGCATTGTAGTCAAAGATAACGATATGGAAATCTATAAACCTGTATAA
- a CDS encoding carbohydrate ABC transporter permease produces MIESRGEKIFKIINNILLALMATAALYPFIFVLSASISKPYNVVTGKVLLFPKGFTFDAYKAVLGNSDIWIAYGNTIFYTVAGTAVSLFFTICGSYALSKKRLRGKKLFTIIVTLTLWFDAGMIPFYLTLRDLGLLNTRSGIIIAFACNAFKVILLRTNFEGVPDELEESVKVDGGNDLHVLIKVYLPLVKAGLAAVGLFYAIEKWNGYFWSMIMLTDMDKIPLQVLLKKMIIQHDMQSEFGAALDFTSTVSVETVTYATIVVSIIPIVLVYPYIQKYFIKGMLVGAVKG; encoded by the coding sequence GTGATTGAGTCACGAGGAGAAAAAATATTTAAGATTATCAACAATATCCTGCTAGCTCTTATGGCGACAGCGGCGCTATATCCTTTTATATTCGTATTATCCGCTTCTATAAGTAAGCCCTATAACGTAGTTACAGGTAAAGTGCTTCTGTTCCCTAAAGGGTTCACATTCGATGCCTATAAGGCGGTGTTGGGCAATTCGGACATATGGATAGCTTATGGAAATACCATATTCTACACCGTTGCAGGAACCGCTGTGTCCTTATTCTTTACGATCTGTGGTTCATACGCTTTATCGAAGAAGCGCCTGAGAGGGAAAAAATTATTTACGATAATAGTTACGTTGACGCTCTGGTTTGATGCCGGCATGATCCCTTTTTATCTAACATTAAGAGATTTGGGACTTTTGAATACACGCTCAGGTATCATTATTGCATTTGCATGTAATGCCTTTAAGGTGATCTTGCTTCGTACCAACTTTGAAGGAGTGCCAGACGAGTTAGAAGAATCGGTGAAAGTAGACGGTGGCAATGATCTACATGTATTAATTAAAGTGTACTTGCCATTAGTGAAGGCCGGATTAGCGGCAGTTGGATTATTCTATGCCATTGAGAAATGGAATGGATATTTCTGGTCAATGATCATGCTGACGGATATGGACAAGATTCCGCTTCAAGTCTTACTGAAAAAAATGATAATACAGCATGACATGCAATCGGAGTTTGGGGCTGCATTGGACTTTACTTCCACTGTATCCGTAGAAACGGTAACCTACGCTACCATTGTCGTCTCTATTATACCTATCGTACTTGTGTATCCTTATATTCAAAAATATTTTATAAAAGGTATGTTAGTAGGCGCAGTAAAAGGATAA
- a CDS encoding ABC transporter permease yields the protein MSNSAAPMNSPTKIKKRVKPKGDLKAYFRELRKDVFRDRMLYYLLIPFLLWFLVFKYLPMWGIQIAFKDFSLFKGISGSEWIGFEYFKEFMASEYFLRVFKNTVIISLYGLLICFPAQIILAIMISEVTRTGFKKVVQTLTYLPHFVSVVVIAGIVTTLLAPSSGLFNLILEKLGMEKIYFLTDPNYFRGIYTVMNLWKETGFASIVFIAAIAGIDTQLYEAAKMDGANKFKQIMNVTLPGILPTIVVMFILKIGSLLTVGYETIILLYQPATYETADVISTYVYRSGLIDGRYDFATAVGLFNSIVALVLVVTANKISEKVTNASLW from the coding sequence ATGAGTAATTCTGCAGCACCTATGAATTCACCTACCAAAATCAAAAAAAGGGTGAAGCCTAAAGGGGATTTGAAAGCTTACTTTAGGGAGTTAAGGAAAGATGTGTTTAGAGATCGGATGCTATACTATTTGCTTATTCCATTTCTGCTATGGTTTCTAGTCTTTAAGTATCTTCCCATGTGGGGGATTCAAATTGCGTTTAAAGATTTCAGCTTATTTAAAGGAATAAGCGGAAGCGAATGGATTGGATTTGAGTATTTTAAAGAATTTATGGCAAGCGAATACTTCTTAAGGGTATTCAAAAACACGGTTATTATTAGCTTGTATGGACTTCTGATTTGCTTCCCGGCACAAATTATATTAGCCATTATGATCAGTGAAGTGACTCGGACTGGATTCAAAAAGGTGGTGCAAACACTTACGTATTTGCCTCACTTTGTATCGGTAGTCGTCATAGCAGGGATTGTAACAACTCTCCTGGCTCCCAGCAGCGGATTGTTTAATCTCATATTAGAAAAGCTCGGGATGGAGAAGATTTATTTCTTGACCGATCCTAATTATTTCAGAGGGATCTATACAGTTATGAATCTATGGAAGGAAACAGGATTTGCTTCCATCGTCTTTATCGCAGCAATTGCCGGTATAGACACGCAGCTGTATGAAGCAGCAAAAATGGATGGGGCTAATAAGTTTAAGCAGATTATGAATGTAACACTACCTGGCATTCTACCCACTATAGTTGTCATGTTTATTCTAAAGATCGGGAGCTTACTGACTGTCGGATACGAGACGATCATTCTGCTCTATCAGCCGGCAACTTATGAGACAGCCGATGTTATCAGTACCTATGTCTATCGTTCAGGGCTTATTGATGGTAGATATGACTTTGCGACAGCTGTAGGATTGTTCAATTCCATTGTAGCCTTAGTCTTAGTCGTTACGGCGAATAAGATCAGTGAAAAAGTAACTAATGCAAGTTTATGGTAG